The following proteins come from a genomic window of Gimesia chilikensis:
- the leuD gene encoding 3-isopropylmalate dehydratase small subunit — translation MTKIESVTGTGIPLLLDDIDTDRIIPARFLRCVTFEGLGEHAFEDDRLQDPEHPFDKPQYQNASILIGGRNFGCGSSREHAPQSLIRWGIQAIIAESYAEIFFGNCTSLGVPAVCASRKALEQLDQAVKANPDQEITVDLLAMKVCCGDQEFDCTLPDNARSALTTGTYDFLAQLLKSTDEIKDRAADVPYFTSFA, via the coding sequence ATGACTAAAATTGAATCAGTAACCGGAACAGGTATCCCACTGCTGCTGGATGACATCGATACAGACCGCATCATTCCCGCCCGTTTTCTGCGGTGCGTGACCTTTGAAGGTCTGGGAGAACATGCATTCGAAGACGATCGCCTGCAGGACCCCGAACATCCGTTCGATAAACCCCAATACCAGAACGCGTCCATCCTGATCGGCGGACGAAATTTCGGCTGTGGTTCTTCGCGTGAACACGCCCCTCAGTCATTGATCCGCTGGGGAATCCAGGCGATTATCGCTGAATCATATGCAGAAATTTTCTTCGGAAACTGCACCTCACTGGGTGTGCCCGCCGTCTGTGCTTCGCGTAAAGCGCTGGAACAACTGGATCAGGCTGTGAAGGCCAATCCCGACCAGGAAATCACTGTCGACCTGCTGGCAATGAAGGTTTGCTGTGGAGATCAGGAGTTCGATTGTACGCTGCCTGACAACGCACGCTCTGCCTTGACCACAGGTACCTATGACTTCCTGGCACAGCTGCTCAAGAGTACTGACGAAATCAAAGACCGGGCCGCTGATGTGCCTTACTTTACTTCGTTTGCCTGA
- a CDS encoding RidA family protein, translated as MSAEQKAAELGLNFEPIEPGYLNLCIRTGNLLMTSGHVSDQKGRLGENVSLEEGIAAARDCAVKILRSVRDEHGTLDGLRVIKLLGCVNSTPDFTDQHLVINGASDLFHELYGKTGDGYHARSALGFAALPTGVAVEVEAIFEIIDA; from the coding sequence ATGTCCGCTGAGCAGAAAGCTGCTGAACTGGGGCTGAATTTTGAGCCCATTGAACCTGGGTATCTCAATCTTTGTATTCGTACCGGTAACCTGTTGATGACTTCAGGTCATGTGAGTGATCAGAAGGGACGTCTGGGTGAAAACGTAAGCCTCGAAGAAGGGATTGCTGCGGCCCGCGATTGTGCCGTCAAAATTCTGCGGTCAGTTCGGGATGAGCACGGAACACTCGATGGGCTGCGGGTCATCAAGCTGCTGGGCTGCGTCAACTCGACTCCTGATTTTACCGATCAGCACCTGGTGATTAATGGTGCTTCTGATCTGTTCCACGAACTTTACGGCAAGACCGGCGATGGTTACCACGCCCGCAGTGCACTCGGTTTTGCAGCGCTGCCTACAGGTGTGGCTGTTGAAGTAGAAGCGATTTTTGAAATTATCGATGCATAA
- the ffh gene encoding signal recognition particle protein → MFEGLTANLKDALTGLAKGGKLTEGNIRDGLRQVRQALLEADVNYEIATSFIDRVTEQAVGEKVLKAVRPDEQIIGIVHQELINLMGPVEPGFDFKKSGITVIMMCGLQGSGKTTTCGKLARLLKEQGRKPMLVAADLQRPAAIEQLKVIAGQVEVPVHAEAPDGNNAVKVCQNGLSQAKKLGNVDTVILDTAGRLHIDEDLMKELEQIERKLQPDQVIFACDAMTGQDAVNSAKAFNEALELDGVILTKLDGDTRGGAALSVKEVTGVPIKFIGVGEALDRLETFHPDRMAGRILGMGDVVSLVEKAQQQFNEEEAADLQNRMAQGKFTLTDFQKQMATIRKMGPMREIMKMIPGVGGLLDTNPDVDPGAEMKRIDAIIGSMTPAERENPELIDHSRRRRIAMGSGSDPSDISRLVKDFNNMAGMMQKMAGMGMRDKMKAMRELSSGGMMDPMGGMTKKKERSKRGGDISKLREKRKKDKKAKKKQRKKNR, encoded by the coding sequence GTGTTTGAAGGATTAACTGCCAATCTGAAAGATGCACTCACCGGTCTTGCCAAGGGTGGAAAGCTCACCGAAGGCAATATCAGGGACGGGTTGCGCCAAGTCAGACAGGCGTTGCTGGAAGCAGACGTTAATTATGAAATAGCCACCAGCTTTATTGATCGGGTGACCGAGCAGGCAGTTGGTGAGAAAGTTCTGAAAGCCGTTCGCCCTGATGAGCAGATCATCGGGATCGTACATCAGGAACTGATCAACCTGATGGGCCCGGTCGAACCCGGTTTTGATTTCAAAAAGTCAGGCATCACCGTCATTATGATGTGTGGTCTGCAGGGGAGTGGTAAGACCACAACCTGTGGTAAGCTGGCCCGCCTGCTGAAAGAGCAGGGACGCAAGCCAATGCTCGTCGCTGCCGACTTGCAGCGTCCTGCGGCGATTGAACAGTTAAAAGTCATTGCCGGTCAGGTAGAAGTGCCGGTTCATGCAGAGGCTCCGGACGGAAACAACGCCGTCAAAGTCTGTCAGAATGGTCTCAGCCAGGCGAAGAAACTCGGGAATGTCGATACGGTCATTCTCGACACCGCCGGTCGTCTGCACATCGACGAAGACCTGATGAAAGAGCTGGAGCAGATCGAACGTAAGCTCCAGCCCGACCAGGTCATTTTCGCTTGCGACGCGATGACAGGTCAGGACGCTGTCAACAGTGCCAAAGCGTTCAACGAAGCACTGGAACTGGATGGCGTCATTCTGACCAAACTGGATGGTGACACCCGTGGTGGTGCCGCTCTGAGTGTGAAGGAAGTCACCGGAGTTCCCATCAAGTTTATCGGTGTCGGAGAAGCCCTTGATCGCCTGGAAACATTCCATCCAGACCGGATGGCAGGACGGATTCTGGGTATGGGCGATGTCGTCTCCCTGGTGGAGAAGGCGCAGCAGCAGTTTAATGAAGAAGAGGCAGCCGACCTCCAGAACCGGATGGCACAGGGTAAATTTACCCTGACTGATTTCCAGAAGCAGATGGCGACCATCCGCAAAATGGGGCCCATGCGGGAAATCATGAAAATGATTCCCGGAGTGGGGGGACTGCTGGATACAAATCCGGATGTCGACCCTGGTGCAGAAATGAAGCGGATTGATGCGATCATCGGTTCGATGACTCCCGCAGAACGGGAAAATCCAGAACTGATCGATCATAGCCGTCGCCGCCGGATTGCCATGGGAAGTGGCTCCGATCCATCGGACATCAGTCGTCTGGTCAAGGATTTCAACAATATGGCCGGCATGATGCAGAAAATGGCCGGCATGGGCATGCGTGACAAGATGAAAGCGATGCGCGAGCTCTCTTCCGGGGGCATGATGGACCCCATGGGAGGCATGACAAAGAAAAAAGAACGCAGCAAGCGTGGTGGTGATATCAGCAAGCTGCGTGAGAAACGAAAAAAAGACAAGAAAGCCAAAAAGAAGCAGCGAAAAAAGAATCGCTGA
- a CDS encoding beta-ketoacyl-[acyl-carrier-protein] synthase family protein yields the protein MAGSNQTRVVISGIGVVSPIGIGIDSFWRNISSGVSGIDRLQSIPIENLPSKLAAEVKDFNPDEHLYNKKFIKVMSRDIQLGVSAASDAVKNAGIKRGTVDPERFGVSFGAGHIPTTPDELVEAVNRCAADDSFEITRWGEDVLGQITPLWMLRQLPNMPACHISIEHNAQGPNNTITSQDSSALLALAEAMRWIKRGAVDCMVVGACTSNINPVDLSRKNLIDLLSRDEDPKRACRPFDRDRNGTILGEGAAAFVVENYDHAVRRGAEIYAEVIGLGAGCDGSSDEQNDTGLMRAVESAVRQAGIRPSELGHINAHGKSTKIDDQVEARAYHRLFGDDAVKIPITALKSYFGHFDAGSGAVELAASILSLRHGATPATLNYETPDPLCNLDIVHGEVRPLITPTTMSVSRTSFGQSAAAILRAI from the coding sequence ATGGCTGGGTCAAATCAAACGCGCGTGGTCATTTCCGGAATTGGAGTTGTATCTCCAATTGGTATCGGTATAGACAGTTTTTGGCGCAATATAAGTTCAGGTGTTTCGGGGATTGATCGTCTGCAATCAATCCCGATCGAGAATCTTCCGTCCAAACTGGCTGCAGAGGTCAAAGACTTCAATCCGGACGAACACCTCTACAACAAAAAATTCATCAAAGTTATGTCACGCGACATTCAGCTTGGGGTGTCTGCTGCTTCCGATGCTGTGAAAAACGCAGGTATCAAGCGGGGAACCGTCGATCCTGAGCGTTTTGGTGTATCCTTTGGTGCCGGTCACATTCCGACGACTCCCGATGAACTGGTCGAAGCCGTCAACCGCTGTGCCGCCGATGATTCCTTCGAAATCACCCGCTGGGGTGAAGACGTTCTGGGACAGATCACTCCACTGTGGATGCTGCGACAGCTCCCTAACATGCCAGCCTGCCATATTTCGATTGAGCATAACGCCCAGGGACCAAATAACACGATTACCAGCCAGGACTCTTCTGCCTTACTGGCTCTGGCTGAAGCAATGCGTTGGATCAAGCGTGGTGCAGTCGACTGCATGGTTGTCGGAGCCTGTACCTCCAACATCAACCCCGTCGATCTGTCCCGCAAAAACCTCATCGACCTGCTGTCACGCGATGAAGATCCCAAACGTGCCTGTCGTCCATTCGATCGTGATCGCAACGGTACTATTCTCGGTGAAGGTGCTGCAGCTTTCGTGGTCGAAAACTACGATCACGCCGTTCGCCGTGGTGCGGAAATTTATGCGGAAGTGATCGGACTCGGTGCCGGCTGTGATGGCAGCTCCGACGAACAGAACGATACCGGCCTGATGCGGGCTGTTGAATCGGCTGTGCGTCAGGCAGGAATCAGACCTTCCGAACTGGGTCACATCAATGCCCATGGTAAGAGCACGAAAATCGACGATCAGGTCGAAGCACGTGCTTATCACCGTCTGTTCGGCGATGATGCGGTCAAGATCCCGATTACAGCACTGAAGAGCTACTTCGGTCACTTCGATGCCGGCTCTGGAGCTGTTGAACTCGCAGCCAGTATTCTGTCGCTGCGGCATGGTGCGACTCCAGCCACGTTGAACTACGAAACGCCGGATCCATTGTGCAACCTGGATATCGTGCACGGTGAAGTGCGGCCGCTAATTACACCAACGACGATGTCGGTCAGCCGTACATCCTTTGGTCAGAGTGCTGCCGCGATTCTGCGGGCCATCTAA
- the rpsP gene encoding 30S ribosomal protein S16 yields MAVRIRMKRMGRTHRPFYRICVMDSRKQRDGEAIEEIGTYDTSVADKAQRVSIDMERVDYWMSVGAKPSENVATLIKKVKKNKFGSAAAPAPMQAPKEPPAPEPEAEAGESAETAEAPAEETATEETPTEE; encoded by the coding sequence GTGGCAGTTCGAATTCGTATGAAAAGAATGGGCCGGACACATCGCCCGTTCTATCGTATTTGTGTAATGGATTCACGCAAACAACGTGACGGTGAAGCGATCGAAGAAATTGGTACCTATGACACTTCCGTCGCTGACAAAGCACAGCGCGTCTCGATCGACATGGAACGTGTTGATTACTGGATGTCAGTTGGTGCGAAACCTTCCGAAAACGTGGCAACACTGATCAAGAAGGTCAAGAAAAACAAATTCGGTTCCGCTGCGGCACCGGCTCCCATGCAGGCTCCCAAAGAACCTCCTGCTCCTGAACCGGAAGCAGAAGCTGGCGAATCAGCAGAAACAGCTGAAGCACCTGCAGAAGAGACCGCTACTGAAGAAACCCCGACAGAAGAGTAA
- a CDS encoding YraN family protein codes for MAGNWFGRFLGDRGERAAVRYLKQHRYQILARQYRTELGEIDIIALDQETVVFVEVKTRKSTAKGQPFESVTGQKQKQLTRLAGVFLKKHGLLKHPARFDVISILWQTEQKQPEIQHFQNAFPPAGDFQFFI; via the coding sequence ATGGCTGGAAACTGGTTTGGCAGATTTCTGGGTGATCGGGGTGAGCGTGCCGCCGTCCGTTATCTGAAACAACACCGTTATCAGATTCTTGCTCGCCAGTATCGCACTGAACTCGGCGAAATCGACATTATCGCCCTCGATCAGGAAACGGTCGTCTTTGTCGAAGTCAAAACCAGGAAATCAACCGCGAAAGGTCAGCCCTTCGAGTCTGTGACAGGACAGAAGCAGAAACAGCTGACCCGACTGGCAGGCGTCTTTCTTAAAAAACATGGTCTGCTGAAGCACCCCGCACGGTTCGATGTGATCTCCATTCTCTGGCAGACAGAACAGAAGCAGCCTGAAATTCAGCATTTTCAAAATGCCTTCCCTCCTGCGGGGGACTTCCAGTTCTTTATCTGA
- a CDS encoding FAD:protein FMN transferase yields MSEKKSTSNRRDFLTGRVLKQAAERVGNDIADYLNDATEDFAAPSGGSTIRLSTRAMATEFAVVMNPGPSQQVMHASDALDLIHELEHLMTVYKPTSEMSRVNAQAANGAVSMDPRLFEILDRSREICVDTKGGFDPSSGPLIALWRECRLQGRIPTEKEISDCLSHTGIDQFEFDNLAHTIRYRSPQNELNLGGIGKGYALDQAGRFLLDQELEDWLFYGGFSSILARGTHNQLPGWPIGIKNPLFTSQRLGTILLKDCSMSTSGSSVQHFRHQGKRYGHILDPRTGWPVSELLSVTVIAPDAALADALSTAFYVIGIEKALEYCDNHTEIGTILIPPPAHGRKLSPVIRGIPNEFLFLDRDQLLS; encoded by the coding sequence ATGTCTGAAAAAAAATCGACAAGTAATCGGCGAGACTTTCTGACCGGCCGCGTCCTGAAACAGGCTGCGGAGCGGGTCGGTAATGATATTGCTGATTACCTGAATGATGCGACGGAAGATTTTGCGGCCCCCTCCGGTGGCTCGACAATCCGCCTGAGCACACGGGCCATGGCAACTGAGTTTGCGGTTGTCATGAATCCTGGCCCCAGTCAACAGGTGATGCACGCCTCCGATGCTCTGGACCTGATCCATGAGCTCGAACATCTGATGACAGTCTACAAGCCCACAAGTGAGATGTCGCGCGTCAATGCTCAGGCCGCGAACGGTGCCGTCTCCATGGATCCGCGACTGTTTGAAATTCTGGACCGCTCACGCGAAATCTGCGTTGATACGAAGGGTGGCTTTGATCCCTCCTCCGGTCCTTTGATTGCCCTCTGGCGGGAATGCCGCCTGCAGGGGCGGATTCCTACTGAAAAAGAGATTTCAGACTGCCTGTCCCACACCGGCATCGATCAGTTCGAATTTGACAACCTGGCCCACACCATCCGTTATCGTTCGCCCCAAAATGAACTCAACCTGGGAGGCATCGGCAAAGGCTATGCCCTGGACCAGGCCGGACGGTTTCTGCTCGACCAGGAACTGGAAGACTGGCTCTTCTACGGCGGCTTCAGCAGTATTCTGGCCAGGGGCACACACAATCAACTGCCAGGCTGGCCAATCGGTATTAAAAACCCGCTGTTTACCAGCCAGCGACTGGGAACAATTCTGCTCAAGGACTGCTCGATGTCGACCAGCGGTTCTTCCGTGCAGCATTTTCGGCATCAAGGGAAGCGTTACGGGCATATTCTCGACCCCAGAACAGGCTGGCCGGTCTCAGAATTACTGTCTGTAACGGTTATTGCCCCTGATGCAGCCCTGGCAGACGCACTTTCCACCGCTTTTTACGTAATCGGCATCGAAAAGGCTCTGGAGTATTGCGATAATCATACAGAAATCGGTACGATCTTAATTCCCCCGCCTGCGCATGGCAGAAAACTCTCTCCGGTGATTCGTGGAATCCCCAATGAGTTTCTGTTCCTGGACCGCGACCAATTGTTGTCATAA
- the rplS gene encoding 50S ribosomal protein L19, with the protein MQELLKKVEESSLREEPLEFEIGDTVDVHTRIKEGNKERIQVFTGVVIARRGSGTRENFTVRRIVAGEGVERIFPVHSPKIAKLDVKRHGRVRRAKLYYLRDRVGKATRLTERRAKRDGE; encoded by the coding sequence ATGCAGGAATTATTGAAAAAAGTAGAAGAATCAAGCCTTCGTGAAGAGCCGCTTGAGTTCGAAATCGGCGATACCGTCGACGTGCATACCCGTATCAAGGAAGGTAACAAGGAACGCATCCAGGTTTTTACTGGTGTTGTGATTGCCCGTCGCGGCAGCGGAACCCGTGAAAACTTCACCGTTCGTCGCATCGTAGCCGGTGAAGGTGTAGAGCGAATTTTCCCTGTGCACTCTCCCAAAATCGCCAAGCTGGATGTCAAACGGCACGGTCGCGTTCGTCGTGCCAAACTGTACTACCTCCGCGATCGCGTTGGTAAAGCAACCCGTCTGACCGAGCGTCGCGCCAAAAGAGACGGCGAGTAA
- a CDS encoding DoxX family membrane protein, with product MQDLKKITGIAILFIVVLRLSIGWQLLYEGMWKIETLSSTRPWTAAGYLNNAKGPFRDQFRDMTGDPNDLNWLDADKVKAKWTAWEQRFLNHYPNLTDEQKSRLHQMIHGNKYFAAKLSALPPEVKIDGSLGSVVSYDPERQLLLIDGEKHITPREKQRLQSMVPVKKGADGKLTGGTELDREFYDAVDKAYARSSRLSYIEKMQASLRGNPELAGEIDVEQEGTIDGKRIGKIEQYKIALDRYEQKLAKADQDYKVDHLNKIWSEIQQMKGELVNPIRAMEDEMESEARELLTAEQLAAGPVPPENTQIHRVNMMTIASLTVLGILLLIGLGTRVAAIAAAGMLLSFYLVMPPWPGVPEAPGPEHSFIVNKNLIEVLALLAIAALPTGTWFGIDGLFYRFFQKRKKTANKAS from the coding sequence GTGCAAGATTTAAAGAAAATTACAGGGATTGCCATCCTGTTCATCGTTGTCTTACGCCTTTCCATCGGCTGGCAGCTGTTGTACGAAGGCATGTGGAAAATTGAAACGCTCAGTTCGACCAGGCCCTGGACCGCTGCGGGCTATCTGAATAATGCCAAAGGCCCTTTCCGCGATCAGTTCCGGGATATGACAGGCGACCCCAATGACCTGAACTGGCTGGATGCAGACAAAGTCAAAGCCAAGTGGACTGCCTGGGAACAACGTTTCCTGAACCACTACCCGAACCTGACCGACGAACAGAAGTCCCGTCTACACCAGATGATCCATGGCAATAAATATTTTGCTGCTAAACTGAGTGCCTTACCGCCTGAAGTCAAAATCGACGGCAGCCTTGGAAGCGTGGTCAGCTACGATCCTGAACGTCAGTTGCTGCTCATCGATGGTGAAAAGCACATCACACCTCGCGAAAAACAGCGATTGCAGTCGATGGTGCCCGTCAAAAAAGGAGCCGATGGTAAACTGACTGGCGGTACCGAACTCGATCGCGAATTCTACGACGCTGTTGATAAGGCCTATGCTCGCTCCTCACGTCTGAGCTACATCGAAAAAATGCAGGCTTCGCTGCGGGGGAATCCCGAACTGGCAGGGGAGATTGATGTCGAGCAGGAAGGAACGATCGACGGAAAACGGATCGGTAAGATCGAACAGTACAAGATCGCCCTGGATCGCTACGAACAGAAACTGGCCAAGGCGGACCAGGATTACAAAGTCGATCATCTCAACAAAATCTGGTCTGAAATCCAGCAGATGAAAGGCGAACTGGTCAACCCGATTCGCGCCATGGAAGACGAAATGGAGTCGGAAGCCCGGGAGCTTCTGACAGCCGAGCAACTCGCAGCCGGACCGGTTCCACCGGAAAACACACAGATCCACCGGGTCAACATGATGACCATCGCCAGCTTGACGGTTCTGGGAATCCTGTTGCTGATTGGCCTGGGAACCCGCGTCGCAGCCATCGCTGCAGCCGGCATGCTGCTTTCCTTCTATCTGGTAATGCCTCCCTGGCCGGGAGTTCCTGAAGCACCAGGTCCGGAACACAGCTTCATCGTCAACAAGAACCTGATCGAAGTCCTCGCACTCCTGGCGATCGCTGCACTGCCGACCGGTACCTGGTTTGGCATTGATGGACTGTTTTACCGATTTTTCCAGAAACGGAAAAAAACAGCGAATAAAGCCAGTTAA
- the leuC gene encoding 3-isopropylmalate dehydratase large subunit, with protein sequence MSNTQNLFNKVWDLHAVKTLESGQDQLLIGLHLIHEVTSPQAFEMLRDRGLKVLFPERTIATVDHIVPTENQARPFEDNLAEQMMSAIEKNCAEFGVTLLDVSDDRQGIVHVVGPEQGLTQPGMTIVCGDSHTSTHGAFGSIALGIGTSQVAHVLATQTMALGRPKVRQVKVNGELGPGVTAKDVTLYIIRKLGVQGGVGYAYEYAGDVFDRMTMEERMTVCNMSIEGGARCGYINPDQTTVDYLRGRPHAPQGEAFEKAAEWWLSLASGPDAEFDDLVEFNAADIEPTVTWGITPAQSVGVSESLPAVSSYPADEQTLIKEAYRYMELEENQPIKGQKIDVAFIGSCTNSRISDLREAAKVVEGRHVAEHVKALVVPGSQLVRKQAIEEGLDKIFIEAGFEWREAGCSMCLAMNPDKLVGNQLCASSSNRNFKGRQGSPTGRTLLMSPTMVAAAAVSGCVTDVRELSGAATA encoded by the coding sequence ATGAGTAACACACAAAACCTGTTTAACAAAGTCTGGGATTTACACGCTGTCAAAACTCTGGAATCCGGTCAGGATCAACTGCTGATCGGCCTGCACCTGATTCACGAAGTGACCAGTCCTCAAGCTTTTGAAATGTTACGCGACCGCGGTCTTAAAGTTCTGTTCCCCGAACGGACCATTGCCACAGTCGACCACATCGTCCCCACTGAGAATCAGGCACGCCCTTTCGAAGACAATCTGGCAGAACAGATGATGTCCGCGATTGAGAAGAACTGTGCCGAATTCGGTGTCACGCTGCTGGATGTCTCCGATGACCGTCAGGGAATCGTGCACGTCGTTGGACCAGAACAGGGACTGACACAACCCGGCATGACAATCGTCTGTGGTGACAGCCATACGAGTACTCACGGTGCTTTTGGTTCAATCGCACTGGGAATCGGAACCAGCCAGGTTGCCCATGTGCTGGCCACCCAGACCATGGCACTGGGACGCCCTAAAGTCCGTCAGGTAAAAGTGAACGGCGAACTTGGACCAGGCGTAACCGCAAAGGATGTAACCCTTTACATCATTCGCAAACTGGGCGTTCAAGGTGGCGTTGGATACGCTTACGAATATGCCGGCGATGTCTTCGACCGAATGACGATGGAAGAGCGGATGACGGTCTGCAACATGAGCATCGAGGGTGGTGCCCGCTGTGGATACATCAATCCCGACCAGACTACTGTCGATTACCTCCGGGGACGTCCGCATGCTCCTCAGGGAGAAGCCTTCGAAAAAGCAGCCGAATGGTGGCTCAGCCTGGCCTCTGGTCCGGATGCCGAGTTTGACGATCTTGTCGAATTCAATGCAGCTGATATCGAACCTACCGTGACCTGGGGTATCACCCCCGCCCAATCCGTCGGCGTTTCCGAGTCGCTGCCCGCTGTCTCCAGCTATCCTGCAGACGAGCAGACACTGATCAAAGAAGCCTATCGTTACATGGAACTCGAAGAGAACCAGCCGATCAAAGGCCAGAAGATCGACGTCGCTTTCATCGGCTCATGTACCAACTCGCGAATTTCCGACCTGCGTGAAGCAGCGAAAGTCGTCGAAGGACGACATGTGGCTGAACACGTTAAAGCCCTCGTTGTTCCCGGCTCTCAGCTGGTTCGTAAACAGGCCATCGAAGAAGGACTGGATAAAATCTTCATCGAAGCCGGCTTTGAATGGCGCGAAGCCGGTTGCTCCATGTGTCTGGCCATGAACCCGGACAAACTGGTGGGCAACCAGCTGTGTGCTTCTTCCAGCAACCGTAATTTCAAAGGACGACAGGGGAGCCCCACAGGCCGGACCCTGCTGATGAGCCCGACCATGGTTGCCGCTGCTGCCGTCAGTGGCTGCGTCACCGATGTCCGCGAACTGTCAGGTGCCGCTACCGCGTAA
- the trmD gene encoding tRNA (guanosine(37)-N1)-methyltransferase TrmD, with product MRFDILTLFPELFDSYLEQGLLKRAIQNQLVEIQRWNFRDWATDKHASVDDRPYGGGPGMLIGCDTVYQCVEHVQQVVPEPGKLIMLTPQGKTLNQKLAQELSQERQLTLLCGRYEGFDERIRIGLEPMEISAGDFITNGGEVPAMLIIETVIRLIPGVLGDESSAKYDSFSESGLLEYPQYTRPQNFRGMEVPEVLLSGNHQEIARWRHEQSLQRTRERRNDLLTESESNST from the coding sequence ATGCGATTTGATATTCTGACTTTGTTTCCCGAACTGTTTGACAGCTATCTTGAGCAGGGGTTGCTCAAGCGGGCGATTCAAAATCAACTGGTCGAGATTCAGCGTTGGAATTTCAGGGACTGGGCAACAGACAAGCATGCCTCGGTAGATGATCGCCCTTACGGCGGTGGACCAGGGATGCTGATAGGCTGTGACACGGTCTATCAATGCGTAGAGCATGTTCAACAGGTGGTTCCAGAACCAGGTAAGCTGATCATGTTGACCCCCCAGGGGAAAACACTGAATCAGAAGCTGGCCCAGGAGTTATCTCAAGAACGACAGCTCACCTTATTGTGTGGAAGATACGAGGGGTTCGACGAACGAATCCGCATTGGTCTGGAGCCAATGGAAATTTCGGCAGGCGACTTCATCACCAATGGAGGGGAAGTCCCGGCCATGTTGATTATCGAGACTGTGATCCGGCTGATACCCGGAGTACTCGGAGACGAGAGCAGTGCCAAGTATGATTCCTTTTCGGAATCGGGACTGCTCGAATATCCGCAGTACACACGGCCTCAAAACTTTCGTGGAATGGAAGTTCCGGAAGTATTATTAAGTGGAAATCATCAGGAGATTGCGCGCTGGCGGCATGAGCAGAGTCTGCAGCGAACTCGCGAGCGACGAAATGATCTTCTCACTGAGTCGGAATCAAATTCAACCTGA